One Roseimaritima multifibrata DNA window includes the following coding sequences:
- a CDS encoding serine/threonine-protein kinase, translated as MDDTEMMGRYWVDIDGSGLGFDDEDDDGTELQENGDLDTDDGRNSSSGRTKSLPWKLGTEVRGFRLNKLLGRGATGAVYSATDLKTQSTLALKVLFHPDADTINRLKRGFRALAEIFHPNLVMLYGLYQHDGHSFITMEQIDGLPLVPAIRAEGIDSAAVFYDRINSILRDAGRALHALHSNQLVHRDIKPNNLLIDQTGRLRLIDYGMIGSFDPVWDPEGHRAYVAGNRKYMAPEVLTKQNYPPGSDMFSLGRVLVKLIRSCHPFRHGLHMSSDGLLPVDTPKPLARLIRRMLKVEISERPTAWEIASTAADSSEATSSLLVNPWQLRIVGREKSIQEVREWLSLMVAGKARRLHVTASPGIGKTRFLNAIREQLKEHAWLQVFASQCRSREEVPLQAFDEMVDVLARRYSGPNAEQLELDPVSTQILHYSFPVLRGVLKKANEVSRDRSLGQAEANDAAIHLTSQVCRHGPVILIIDDLQWADQDSLALIRRLEKEVHGLFAVITASRDDFIPPDLSPEFVLRLDPLTETESKEVLRRHLQLSRIVLTDSIIQQVVQMANGNCHHLLQLAAGMSAAKPNELAAWSNNTSLDIRCLWRHRLERLSEPARGLLTHIAAAGGPVDIALAMKITNLGEAGREVLSQLLQQQWLSKRTSTHHVEIFHDTILEALSDILPAEQWQQAHLQWAERLIEEGESVSAARIAGHLFQANLPEKGAEYAIRAADEAETRYAFYEAGRWHYRASQHLLPEPAFEQLKKSADAYTAGERSTEAGQIYLEMAEHPQAENPAWCQAAAAESFIRAGNIEQALSIIVDLAVRLGLPTPKSNWRSNLSIICNRLRLRWRGGYRLPAASDSSAVDATEDPLINERVRICFQVTRALAFYENHYAANLITAGLLKIHLPDGSPARLRGAVAYAVLGSYNPGWWRRSAARLLTEMDARVEEDENVDAIAHTAAARGYHYWLQASYADCIFSLEKASTLYRQQCRGMVFESVHTQFPVLTAYFFLGRIDQLMLVAQSMQHDALDRDDQFTLDTATTGFSATAALFNGDVAWVKKRSQLPKARRHDPQWQFLDVLKHVALILRKMYIGRPDHAEKIIKLYRGQLKKSGILRMQAGRIWDSWLQGTVGLQLAVANPEQSWERLNTVSRKARLLIREDVPFAVVVGQLMLARIAEMKGQTDQAKELYTAAAKGADQQQLEPFRRIALDGLEYRPGRRSRPSRLHELLEEMRVQDPVASLRLYTAPRPTKDARPDQ; from the coding sequence GTGGACGACACGGAAATGATGGGGAGGTATTGGGTGGATATTGACGGATCGGGGCTCGGATTTGACGACGAAGACGACGACGGCACCGAACTGCAAGAAAACGGTGACCTCGACACGGACGATGGCCGCAATAGTTCCAGCGGCCGAACAAAATCTTTGCCCTGGAAACTGGGGACCGAAGTCCGCGGGTTCCGCCTAAACAAACTGCTCGGACGTGGGGCGACCGGTGCGGTCTATAGTGCCACCGACTTAAAAACCCAAAGCACTTTGGCGTTAAAGGTTCTCTTCCATCCTGACGCCGACACGATCAATCGACTAAAGCGAGGCTTCCGTGCCCTTGCGGAAATCTTCCATCCCAATTTGGTCATGCTGTACGGGCTTTATCAGCATGATGGGCATTCTTTTATCACGATGGAGCAGATCGACGGCTTGCCGCTAGTACCGGCGATTCGAGCCGAGGGAATCGATTCTGCGGCGGTCTTTTATGATCGCATCAATTCCATTCTCAGAGACGCCGGGCGGGCACTGCACGCGCTGCATTCGAACCAATTGGTCCATCGGGACATCAAACCCAATAATTTGCTAATCGATCAAACGGGCCGATTGCGATTGATTGATTATGGAATGATCGGATCCTTCGATCCGGTTTGGGACCCGGAAGGACACCGCGCCTATGTGGCAGGAAATCGCAAGTACATGGCACCGGAGGTTCTGACCAAACAGAACTATCCGCCCGGCAGCGACATGTTCAGTTTGGGGAGAGTGCTGGTCAAGTTGATCCGCAGCTGCCACCCGTTCCGGCATGGATTACACATGAGTTCCGACGGGTTGCTGCCAGTCGATACCCCCAAACCATTGGCTCGCCTGATTCGGCGGATGCTAAAGGTAGAGATTTCAGAACGTCCGACCGCTTGGGAAATCGCCTCCACGGCCGCCGATTCCAGCGAGGCAACTTCGTCGCTGTTAGTGAATCCATGGCAACTGCGAATTGTCGGCCGCGAAAAATCGATCCAAGAGGTTCGCGAATGGCTTTCACTGATGGTCGCTGGCAAGGCAAGACGCCTGCACGTGACGGCCTCTCCAGGAATCGGAAAAACTCGTTTTTTGAATGCCATTCGAGAGCAGCTGAAAGAACACGCATGGTTGCAGGTCTTCGCTTCCCAGTGCCGCAGCCGGGAAGAGGTTCCGTTACAAGCATTTGACGAAATGGTCGATGTGCTCGCTCGAAGGTACAGCGGACCGAACGCGGAGCAACTGGAACTGGATCCGGTCAGCACCCAGATCTTGCATTATTCTTTCCCCGTCTTACGCGGGGTTTTGAAAAAGGCAAATGAAGTCTCTCGCGATCGCTCGTTAGGACAGGCGGAGGCGAATGACGCGGCGATCCACCTGACCAGCCAAGTCTGTCGACACGGCCCGGTCATTCTCATTATCGATGACCTCCAGTGGGCTGACCAAGATAGCTTGGCGTTGATCCGCCGCCTGGAAAAAGAAGTCCATGGCCTGTTCGCCGTCATCACTGCCTCACGCGATGATTTCATTCCGCCCGATCTCAGTCCCGAATTTGTATTGCGATTGGATCCATTAACCGAAACGGAATCAAAAGAAGTTCTAAGGCGTCACTTACAACTAAGCCGAATCGTTCTCACCGATTCGATCATTCAGCAAGTCGTCCAAATGGCAAATGGGAACTGCCATCACTTGTTGCAGCTGGCGGCCGGAATGTCCGCTGCCAAACCAAATGAACTAGCCGCTTGGTCTAATAACACAAGCTTGGATATTCGTTGCCTTTGGCGTCATCGGCTGGAACGACTTTCCGAACCAGCTCGTGGTTTACTAACGCATATCGCCGCCGCTGGCGGGCCGGTCGACATTGCGTTGGCCATGAAGATCACGAACTTAGGAGAAGCGGGACGTGAGGTATTGTCCCAGTTACTGCAACAACAGTGGCTTAGCAAACGAACAAGCACGCACCATGTAGAGATTTTTCACGACACCATCCTGGAAGCGCTCAGTGATATTTTGCCGGCGGAGCAGTGGCAGCAAGCTCACCTCCAATGGGCCGAGCGGCTGATCGAAGAAGGCGAATCGGTCTCGGCAGCACGGATCGCCGGGCATCTTTTCCAGGCAAATCTTCCAGAGAAGGGCGCAGAGTATGCCATCCGAGCCGCCGACGAAGCCGAAACTCGCTATGCGTTCTACGAAGCCGGAAGATGGCACTATCGGGCATCACAGCATTTGCTTCCGGAACCTGCTTTTGAACAACTGAAAAAGTCTGCCGATGCCTACACTGCTGGCGAGCGATCGACCGAAGCAGGTCAGATCTATCTGGAAATGGCAGAACATCCGCAAGCGGAAAACCCAGCTTGGTGCCAAGCTGCCGCAGCTGAAAGTTTCATTCGCGCCGGGAACATTGAGCAAGCTCTCAGCATCATTGTTGATTTGGCAGTTCGGCTGGGATTGCCCACACCAAAATCAAACTGGCGAAGCAACCTTTCAATCATCTGCAATAGGCTACGACTCCGCTGGCGCGGCGGATACCGTCTTCCCGCGGCGTCCGATTCTTCCGCTGTGGATGCAACAGAGGATCCTCTGATCAATGAACGCGTGCGGATTTGTTTTCAGGTAACGCGAGCGTTAGCGTTTTATGAAAACCACTATGCCGCGAATTTGATCACCGCTGGATTGCTGAAGATTCACCTGCCCGATGGGTCGCCAGCGCGGCTGCGTGGAGCTGTCGCGTATGCGGTTTTGGGCAGCTACAACCCTGGCTGGTGGAGACGGAGTGCCGCACGCTTGCTGACGGAAATGGACGCGCGCGTTGAAGAGGATGAGAATGTCGATGCGATCGCACACACCGCAGCAGCACGCGGTTACCACTACTGGCTGCAAGCCAGCTATGCCGATTGCATTTTCTCGTTGGAAAAAGCTTCCACTCTATACCGGCAACAATGCCGCGGAATGGTTTTCGAGTCGGTTCATACGCAATTCCCTGTTTTGACCGCTTACTTTTTTCTTGGGCGAATCGATCAGCTAATGTTGGTGGCTCAGAGCATGCAACACGATGCACTGGATCGTGACGACCAATTTACGCTCGATACGGCGACGACAGGATTCTCTGCGACCGCAGCACTGTTCAACGGAGATGTGGCCTGGGTAAAGAAGCGAAGCCAACTTCCCAAAGCGAGAAGACACGACCCGCAATGGCAGTTCTTGGACGTTTTGAAGCACGTGGCGTTGATACTCCGAAAAATGTACATCGGACGCCCTGATCACGCAGAGAAAATAATAAAGCTGTATCGAGGGCAACTAAAAAAATCAGGCATCCTCCGCATGCAAGCGGGACGGATCTGGGATAGTTGGTTGCAGGGAACGGTCGGACTTCAGCTGGCTGTCGCCAACCCAGAACAGAGCTGGGAAAGACTGAATACCGTTTCCAGGAAAGCTCGCTTGCTGATTCGAGAAGACGTTCCATTCGCGGTAGTCGTTGGCCAATTGATGCTCGCCCGAATTGCCGAAATGAAAGGTCAGACCGATCAAGCAAAAGAACTGTATACCGCAGCCGCCAAAGGGGCGGATCAGCAGCAACTAGAGCCATTCCGGCGGATTGCCCTGGATGGCTTAGAGTACCGACCCGGCAGAAGGTCGCGACCATCGCGTCTGCACGAACTGCTAGAAGAAATGCGAGTTCAAGATCCCGTCGCTAGTCTTAGGCTATACACCGCGCCTCGCCCAACCAAAGATGCCCGTCCAGACCAATAG
- a CDS encoding DUF1501 domain-containing protein yields MNNNPSTSPQTAQLQQTRRYFLGQGAGVGLGAMALQLMQASQSAAASTAALPHFAPRAKRVIFLTQSGGPSQIELFDHKPGLVKQAGKPLPESVRGGQRLTGMTKGKPQLIMPSHAAFKKRGNSGATVSDWLPKTAAIADELCFIKSMVTDEINHAPAMTKFLTGHPLTGRPSIGSWCSYGLGTENQDLPSYLVLLSKMKRGSDQPLYDHYWGSGFLPSVYQGVKLRSAADPVLYLRNPAGMPSELRRKMLTGMNELNRMRHQSTGDPEIETRIQQYEMAYRMQSSVPDLTDVRDEPESTFEMYGPDSRRPGSYAANCILARRLAERGVRFIQLFHPDWDHHSRLRSWCTARCRDTDQASAALVLDLKQRGMLDDTLVIWGGEFGRSVAGQGAWDSPEGGRDHHPRCFSLWLAGGGIKKGISYGATDAFSYNAIENPVHVRDLHATVLHLLGIDHERFTYPFQGLDSRLTGVEEARVVHDLVV; encoded by the coding sequence ATGAATAATAATCCCTCCACAAGCCCTCAAACCGCTCAACTGCAACAGACTCGGCGATACTTCCTTGGACAAGGTGCTGGAGTTGGGCTGGGAGCAATGGCGTTGCAGTTGATGCAGGCTTCCCAGTCGGCAGCCGCTTCTACGGCCGCGCTTCCCCATTTTGCCCCCCGCGCAAAACGGGTTATTTTCTTAACGCAGTCAGGGGGTCCCTCTCAGATTGAATTGTTTGACCATAAGCCAGGACTGGTAAAGCAGGCAGGCAAACCACTGCCGGAAAGCGTGCGCGGTGGGCAGCGTCTGACGGGCATGACCAAAGGTAAGCCACAATTGATCATGCCTTCTCATGCCGCCTTTAAGAAACGTGGCAATTCAGGGGCAACCGTGAGCGACTGGTTACCCAAGACGGCTGCAATTGCAGATGAATTGTGTTTTATCAAATCGATGGTCACCGACGAAATCAATCATGCGCCAGCGATGACAAAATTCCTAACCGGGCACCCTTTGACCGGGCGTCCCAGCATCGGAAGCTGGTGCAGCTACGGTTTGGGCACCGAGAACCAAGATTTACCCAGTTATCTTGTCCTGCTTTCGAAAATGAAACGGGGAAGCGACCAACCACTTTATGACCACTACTGGGGAAGTGGGTTTTTGCCGTCGGTTTACCAAGGAGTCAAATTGCGGAGTGCGGCCGATCCCGTTCTATACCTGAGAAACCCGGCGGGAATGCCCAGTGAATTGCGTCGCAAGATGTTGACCGGAATGAACGAACTGAACCGAATGCGTCATCAGTCGACGGGCGATCCTGAAATTGAAACCCGAATCCAACAGTACGAGATGGCCTACCGGATGCAATCCAGCGTCCCCGACCTAACCGATGTTCGCGACGAACCGGAATCAACGTTTGAGATGTATGGCCCCGATTCCAGACGCCCGGGAAGCTATGCCGCCAACTGTATCCTGGCCCGTCGCTTGGCGGAGAGAGGCGTACGCTTTATTCAGTTGTTCCATCCTGACTGGGATCATCACAGCCGCTTACGCAGCTGGTGCACGGCGCGGTGCCGCGATACCGATCAAGCGAGCGCGGCATTGGTTTTAGACTTGAAGCAACGAGGCATGCTGGACGACACCCTTGTTATCTGGGGAGGAGAATTCGGACGCAGCGTGGCAGGACAGGGAGCTTGGGACAGCCCGGAAGGTGGCCGTGACCATCACCCAAGGTGTTTTTCGCTTTGGCTGGCAGGGGGTGGAATCAAGAAAGGAATTTCTTATGGGGCAACAGATGCATTCAGTTACAATGCAATCGAGAATCCAGTGCACGTGAGGGACCTGCATGCCACGGTTCTCCATTTATTGGGCATTGACCACGAACGCTTCACCTACCCATTTCAGGGACTTGACTCCCGCCTAACCGGGGTCGAGGAGGCGCGAGTTGTCCACGATCTGGTCGTGTAG
- a CDS encoding PSD1 and planctomycete cytochrome C domain-containing protein, with product MSLLLFLCLAIPANGEEAIDFSRDIRPLLSDNCFACHGFDEGSREAGLRLDTREGAVADLGGYAAIVPGDPDASELLVRIKSKDPDALMPPADSHKDRLNEEAVAKLERWITEGAKWGAHWAFEMPQAIAQSENTSHPIDSFVQKRLALKELALAPSAEVHTLARRLAFDLTGLPPTEEAMKRLGETPTEADWQKWIDELLASPAYGERMAMWWLDGARYADTDGFQQDSTRENWPWRDWVVDAFNQNMPFDQFTIEQFAGDLLPDATDEQVLATCFHRNHMHNGEGGRDPAESRVDYVLDRTNTMGTLWLGLTLGCTQCHDHKFDPISQKEYYSLTAFFDSIDESGAAGGGAKPFMSYRSPHTAPAIAEAQRLEQQLEAALQQVQQDAEPAFQKQLQKWHQQAKSGFQAWHPIRATEVWSTEGTKLTPGPEGHFNASDQGHHQDDYHLIVKELPLARVTGVRLQVLADPSHTDGKYSFADSGEFILTNFKLQVRNRRNGDLTELPLRQAAASQNGTGKDKKYGNVSGTLDDDPRTGWTTRTKPVDAIQQAVFELQDPLVLQEDEQLEIIMMQRSLAPRELIAKFTLSLTDQRGKAVRSLKPMPMERLAQSLQAADETKQPADPSSDEGTSKQDATASDLTENMAPELVKDFREQFLLDDARWQEANQRHQRAVAQRRATEKAGGELLVTVLKERAQPRQTHVLLRGVWDQHGEVVPPGFPTAIPSRPNDPSTQTAYDRLALAEWLVSKENPLTARVIVNQVWQLFFGAGLVRTPGDFGLQGESPTHPDLLDWLAVDFMDHDWDLKHLVKRIVTSRTYRQSSVVSPSLLQDDPENRWLARGARFRLPSWMIRDACLQQSGLLNPMVGGPPVFPYQPPGIWQDQFMGRFTYKPTIGPGQYRRTLYAFWRRSSAPTFLFDNAMRRTCEVIPRRTNTPLQALVLMNNLTAQEAARHLADNLLSNLLSKETTDAKLLTKIYQRILQRPPTDTEITVLEETYAEAFAYYQEHPDDAMEFVTVGQLPAPQSSPVRLAVTTLVVGLVFNLDEAITHE from the coding sequence GTGTCGCTTCTCCTTTTTCTCTGCTTGGCGATTCCAGCCAACGGGGAAGAGGCGATTGATTTCAGTCGCGATATTCGTCCGCTCCTTTCGGACAACTGTTTTGCTTGTCATGGATTTGATGAAGGATCACGCGAAGCGGGACTTCGCCTGGACACGCGCGAGGGAGCGGTAGCCGATCTGGGGGGCTACGCAGCGATCGTGCCTGGCGATCCTGATGCGAGTGAGCTGTTAGTGCGGATTAAGAGCAAGGACCCCGACGCGTTAATGCCGCCTGCAGATTCACACAAAGATCGACTGAACGAGGAAGCCGTTGCCAAACTGGAACGCTGGATTACCGAAGGCGCGAAATGGGGTGCACACTGGGCTTTTGAAATGCCTCAAGCGATTGCTCAATCCGAAAACACTTCGCATCCGATTGATTCCTTCGTCCAAAAACGACTGGCCCTAAAAGAATTGGCTTTAGCACCTTCCGCAGAAGTGCATACGCTGGCACGCCGATTGGCTTTTGATCTAACAGGTTTGCCGCCAACGGAAGAAGCGATGAAACGTTTGGGCGAAACACCAACGGAAGCGGATTGGCAAAAATGGATCGATGAATTACTGGCCAGTCCTGCCTATGGCGAACGGATGGCAATGTGGTGGTTGGACGGAGCTCGATATGCCGACACAGATGGTTTCCAACAAGACTCCACCCGCGAAAACTGGCCGTGGCGTGATTGGGTCGTCGATGCATTTAACCAAAACATGCCCTTTGACCAATTTACGATTGAGCAATTTGCAGGCGACCTATTGCCCGATGCCACCGATGAACAGGTTTTGGCGACCTGCTTTCATCGAAACCACATGCACAACGGTGAAGGGGGACGCGACCCGGCCGAATCACGCGTCGATTACGTACTGGATCGAACCAACACGATGGGGACGTTATGGCTGGGGCTAACCTTGGGTTGCACACAGTGTCATGATCACAAATTCGATCCGATCTCTCAGAAAGAGTACTACAGCCTGACCGCCTTTTTTGACAGCATCGACGAAAGTGGTGCTGCAGGGGGTGGAGCAAAACCATTCATGTCCTATCGGTCTCCGCATACGGCCCCGGCAATCGCAGAAGCACAACGGTTGGAGCAGCAATTAGAAGCAGCGCTGCAACAAGTACAACAGGATGCCGAACCCGCCTTTCAAAAGCAGCTTCAGAAATGGCATCAGCAAGCCAAGTCAGGTTTTCAAGCTTGGCACCCGATCCGGGCCACCGAGGTCTGGTCGACCGAAGGCACCAAGTTGACACCAGGTCCCGAAGGGCATTTCAATGCCAGTGACCAGGGGCATCATCAAGATGACTATCACCTGATCGTGAAGGAACTTCCCTTAGCACGAGTCACCGGTGTGCGACTGCAAGTGCTCGCGGACCCATCGCATACCGACGGTAAGTATTCGTTCGCCGATAGCGGTGAATTCATTCTTACTAATTTCAAACTGCAGGTCCGTAATCGCCGAAACGGTGACCTGACCGAACTTCCCTTACGCCAAGCAGCGGCCAGCCAAAACGGGACGGGGAAAGACAAAAAGTACGGGAATGTGTCGGGCACTTTGGATGACGATCCACGAACCGGGTGGACCACCCGGACGAAACCGGTCGATGCGATTCAGCAAGCGGTTTTCGAACTGCAAGATCCCTTGGTTTTGCAGGAAGACGAACAGCTAGAGATCATCATGATGCAAAGATCTTTGGCCCCACGCGAACTGATCGCGAAATTCACGCTTTCCTTAACCGACCAGCGAGGCAAAGCGGTCCGTTCGCTAAAGCCGATGCCGATGGAGCGACTGGCCCAGTCACTTCAGGCTGCAGACGAAACCAAACAACCTGCGGATCCCAGCTCCGATGAAGGAACGTCCAAACAAGACGCGACGGCATCCGACCTTACTGAAAACATGGCTCCCGAACTTGTGAAGGACTTTCGAGAGCAGTTCTTGCTGGATGACGCTCGATGGCAGGAAGCCAACCAACGGCACCAGCGAGCGGTCGCACAACGTCGTGCGACTGAAAAAGCTGGTGGAGAATTATTGGTAACCGTTTTGAAAGAACGGGCCCAGCCCAGGCAAACACACGTCCTCTTGCGCGGGGTCTGGGATCAACATGGCGAAGTCGTTCCTCCCGGATTCCCCACAGCGATTCCTTCACGACCGAACGATCCCTCCACGCAAACCGCTTACGATCGCCTTGCATTGGCAGAGTGGTTGGTCTCCAAAGAAAACCCGCTCACAGCACGGGTGATCGTCAACCAAGTTTGGCAACTATTTTTTGGAGCAGGCCTAGTCCGCACCCCGGGCGACTTTGGTCTACAAGGAGAATCGCCGACGCATCCAGACTTGCTTGATTGGTTGGCAGTCGATTTCATGGACCATGATTGGGACCTTAAACACCTTGTGAAACGAATCGTCACCAGCCGTACGTACCGGCAATCAAGCGTGGTTTCGCCTTCGCTTCTCCAAGACGATCCCGAAAACCGTTGGTTGGCAAGAGGAGCACGTTTTCGCTTGCCCAGCTGGATGATCCGGGATGCATGTTTACAACAGAGCGGGCTGCTGAATCCGATGGTCGGTGGGCCGCCGGTCTTCCCCTACCAGCCTCCCGGGATCTGGCAGGATCAGTTCATGGGCAGGTTCACCTACAAACCAACGATTGGTCCGGGGCAATATCGAAGAACCCTCTATGCGTTCTGGCGGCGGAGCAGTGCGCCTACGTTTCTATTTGACAATGCGATGCGTCGAACCTGTGAGGTTATTCCGCGTCGCACGAACACACCGCTTCAGGCGCTCGTGCTGATGAACAATCTGACGGCACAGGAAGCGGCCCGACACTTGGCGGACAATTTATTGAGCAATTTATTGAGCAAGGAAACCACGGATGCCAAGTTGCTGACAAAAATCTATCAACGAATCTTGCAGCGTCCTCCAACCGACACGGAAATCACGGTCCTTGAAGAAACGTACGCCGAAGCGTTTGCGTACTATCAAGAACACCCTGATGATGCGATGGAATTCGTGACGGTTGGGCAGTTGCCCGCTCCCCAATCCAGTCCCGTTCGACTAGCAGTAACAACTTTGGTCGTCGGTTTAGTATTCAACTTAGACGAGGCGATCACCCATGAATAA
- a CDS encoding AraC family transcriptional regulator — protein MTGRRDKRLANAGGFLYYFRMNVNQPAIEPIRFFTDLADANGLIDLFRTLPGIHFFAKDRAGQFVAANRPSLLRNGLRSEAEILGKTDHDFHPPAMANGYRSEDCEVMDSRTPLLNQVWLVYDYRNVQEWFVSSKIPLFDREGNVAGIAGVMRPFLETIDASPYRPFSAAITAVLERYNEKLRVGELAALSQLSISQFDRRFRSLFKMSPSQYILRVRINAVRNQLSRSDTPLLKIAIACGFYDQAQMSRNFKRLTGMTPLAYRRTFTLSRSSQ, from the coding sequence ATGACTGGTCGCCGCGACAAACGATTGGCGAATGCCGGCGGTTTTTTGTATTATTTCCGCATGAATGTAAATCAGCCAGCGATAGAACCGATTCGTTTTTTTACGGATTTAGCAGATGCAAACGGATTGATTGACCTTTTCCGGACGTTGCCGGGGATTCATTTTTTTGCTAAAGATAGGGCAGGTCAGTTTGTCGCCGCCAACCGTCCATCGCTATTGCGCAACGGCCTTCGCAGCGAAGCGGAGATCCTTGGCAAAACCGACCATGACTTTCACCCTCCCGCAATGGCCAACGGATATCGCTCTGAAGATTGCGAGGTGATGGATTCGAGGACGCCGCTGCTCAACCAGGTCTGGCTGGTTTATGACTATCGGAACGTGCAGGAGTGGTTTGTTTCGTCAAAAATTCCGCTGTTTGACCGCGAGGGAAATGTGGCGGGAATCGCGGGAGTCATGCGGCCGTTTCTTGAAACGATCGATGCGTCGCCCTATCGCCCTTTTTCCGCAGCGATCACCGCGGTCCTTGAAAGGTATAACGAAAAGCTGAGGGTTGGTGAATTGGCTGCGTTGTCGCAATTGTCGATCAGCCAGTTTGATCGCCGTTTTCGAAGCTTGTTCAAGATGTCGCCATCTCAGTACATTCTCCGCGTTCGAATCAATGCTGTTCGTAATCAGTTGTCCCGTAGCGATACCCCGCTACTGAAGATTGCGATCGCTTGTGGATTTTACGACCAAGCTCAGATGAGTCGAAATTTCAAACGTCTGACCGGCATGACGCCGCTAGCCTACCGCAGGACCTTTACGCTTTCTCGTTCGTCGCAGTAA
- a CDS encoding DUF6798 domain-containing protein, whose translation MNQPTQASLANAGFDESQPCSKLWRCWEAWLILLVFVIFAGDPTPGINEAHYLAKAKQFWQPDWCANDLFVTSGKAHTTFYWTFGWWTRFVSLDAAAWIGRLIGWSMLAIGWQRLCWAIAPKRYVSPLAACIWIVGIQYGNLAGEWVVGGIEAKVPAYAFVLFALERMVCRRWSWVWPLLGAASAFHVLVGGWSVLAAGLVWIASGKRRGSLVRQLLPLAIGGGLALFGLLPALWLSAGTAPEDAVAAARTYVYERIPHHLLPADFPAHWYIRHGVLILLTAAIVAIQPIGKRLQDLTLFTIGAVLLAGIGLVIGMLPESHPDLAAKLLRYYWFRLTDAAVPLLLAIATVRLFVVDCRWGKKCGWAIAIPLSVASVACIAWLGIERQQVNLPASCDRAAQGHAQETSMAERQEVFQEWKRVCQWIQENTDPDAVFLTPRHQQTFKWYAERAEVVNFKDVPQDVPNLKIWQTRFDDVFPPELGRFRVTIQYSELLRYREQYGAKYMVVDRRAVPYRLPLQSLYPTPLTKNKYYAVYQLP comes from the coding sequence GTGAATCAACCAACCCAAGCCTCGCTAGCGAATGCTGGTTTCGACGAAAGCCAGCCTTGCTCCAAACTTTGGCGATGCTGGGAAGCTTGGTTGATCCTTTTGGTCTTTGTGATTTTTGCCGGAGACCCCACACCCGGGATCAACGAGGCTCATTACTTAGCCAAGGCGAAACAGTTTTGGCAACCCGATTGGTGTGCAAACGATTTGTTTGTGACCAGCGGCAAAGCCCACACAACGTTCTACTGGACGTTCGGTTGGTGGACTCGGTTCGTCTCATTGGATGCTGCGGCCTGGATCGGGCGACTGATCGGCTGGTCGATGCTGGCGATTGGCTGGCAGCGATTGTGCTGGGCGATCGCCCCTAAACGTTACGTCAGTCCGCTGGCCGCTTGCATTTGGATCGTGGGAATCCAATATGGAAACTTAGCGGGTGAATGGGTGGTCGGTGGCATCGAAGCAAAAGTACCCGCCTATGCCTTTGTCTTATTCGCTTTAGAACGAATGGTCTGTCGACGGTGGTCCTGGGTCTGGCCGTTGCTGGGGGCCGCGAGTGCTTTCCATGTTTTGGTCGGAGGCTGGTCGGTCCTCGCCGCAGGCTTGGTTTGGATCGCAAGTGGAAAAAGACGTGGTTCACTTGTACGCCAACTGCTGCCACTGGCGATCGGAGGCGGACTGGCATTGTTCGGTCTGCTGCCGGCACTATGGCTTTCCGCTGGAACAGCTCCCGAGGACGCTGTTGCTGCCGCACGTACGTATGTCTACGAACGGATCCCGCATCATCTATTGCCTGCTGATTTCCCCGCCCATTGGTACATTCGCCATGGTGTGTTGATTCTCTTGACCGCGGCGATTGTCGCGATCCAGCCGATCGGAAAACGACTGCAAGACCTAACGCTCTTCACCATCGGGGCTGTGCTGCTGGCGGGGATCGGACTGGTGATTGGGATGCTACCCGAATCCCATCCAGATTTGGCGGCAAAATTACTGCGGTACTATTGGTTCCGCTTAACCGACGCGGCGGTGCCACTACTGCTGGCGATTGCCACGGTACGACTATTTGTCGTTGACTGTCGCTGGGGAAAGAAATGCGGATGGGCGATCGCCATCCCGTTATCGGTGGCAAGTGTTGCCTGTATCGCCTGGCTGGGGATCGAACGGCAGCAGGTCAATCTGCCAGCTTCCTGTGACCGAGCGGCACAGGGGCATGCGCAAGAGACTTCCATGGCGGAACGACAAGAAGTCTTTCAAGAATGGAAGCGTGTTTGCCAATGGATTCAAGAGAACACCGATCCTGACGCTGTCTTCCTGACTCCGCGACATCAGCAAACATTTAAATGGTATGCGGAACGTGCGGAAGTCGTGAACTTTAAAGACGTCCCCCAGGATGTCCCTAATTTAAAAATTTGGCAAACGCGTTTTGATGATGTGTTCCCACCCGAATTGGGAAGGTTCCGAGTCACCATCCAGTACAGTGAACTGCTGCGGTATCGCGAGCAATACGGCGCTAAATACATGGTCGTCGATCGACGTGCCGTTCCGTACCGGCTTCCTCTTCAGTCGCTCTACCCAACACCGCTAACGAAGAACAAGTACTACGCAGTCTATCAGTTGCCTTGA